In the genome of Arabidopsis thaliana chromosome 4, partial sequence, the window TCAAACCAGAAGGAATTATCTGTTTAGAAACTAGAACAAAAGAAGGCAGAAAACTTTGTAAAGAGAGTCATACCGACTTGTTAGGGAAATTTTGAGCATTAGTGAACTTTGAAGGAGCAGAATAATGAGACTTCTTTTGTAGAATCTCAGAGAGACGCCGCTCGTTTTTCTCTTGCCTAAGTAGATATCTCAAGGAAACTGATTCTTGCTCAAGCTTTGACACCGTGATTTCCAATATTGCTAAGCTATCCAAAAGCTCCTGTGCCTgaaaaaaatctctataaaGTTATTAAAGAAACTCAATagcaaaaacaacaaataagatTTTTATATGTCGGAGAAAGAGGATTGAGTACCTTATCAGGAAGTTCACAAGGCGAATCCATAAACGGTGAACTAGAATGCTCAACTGCGCTAGTTAGAGCTAACCGTAAGTTAATCTCCTCTTGTAACTGCTGCTGCAATCTCTTAATCTGTATCATCATCCCAAATATCATTAACCATTACCATTAGCAGTAGTAGTACAAACTTTTCAGTGGTTTCTTAAATGTGACTTAGTTCTATAAATAAGTACGACAAAGAGAAGCAAGTGAGGGATCTGAGTGACTTACATCTTGTTCAAGCTCACATTTGTACCATAGTTTGGTCTTTCCATCAAATCTACCACTAGTTTGATCAATCATCTTGCTTTCCTgcttccaaaaaaaaaacaaaaatgcaatTTCAAAACCTTTGGCGTGACCATAACCCCctcaaaaccctagatttaCTAAATACATTCCAAGAAATCAGATAAGAATAAAAGGCAGAGATatatgagagagagaaagaggtaCATTACATCGAGATcaggaaaaaacaaagagcCATCACCAGAAGAGTAAGATCTTCTCGAGAATGTACCAGTCTTCTTCAGATATCTCCGGATCGAGCTTCCCCTGTATCAGAAAACATcagcaaaccaaaaaaacaaaacaaatcggGAGCatagagagaaggaagaagaagtatagATTTAGAGAGAGTATATATACCAATTGATGGGAAGACGAAAAGTGGCATTTCCGAAGGTGCGATCGGTgctaggagaagaagaagaggaagcaaGGTTTTGATCTTCATGAAGAGCTTCGGCTTTGATACAGAGCATCGTTTGTCACggagcagagaagaagaagaaagactctgaagaaagaaaggttCCAACTTTgaggtttttttattattgtattgAAGACAGAAGAGTTTGGTTGGGTTCTCTCACTGCTCACACTTcactctctttcctttttttggtcTGTCgcttttatgattttgtaacataaaattataagtAGAAAAAAGCTGAAAAGGGAAACGAAGGAATTTATTCGTGTCTCACACAATTTGACTAGGTGCTCctcattttcataatttcattttacacacttttttttttggtcaaacattTACATTGTCTCTATATTTTCTAGTagtatattatttaatagaaaaagagaagaaatttcGGTTTCATATTATTGCTTTTCATTTCATTATATTCCATTTCggtatttatttttccataaATTACGAAAAATGCTTCATGTGTTTTTGAGGACTCAATGTATCATGTGTAGGGTAAATGATGACGCAGATAAACAAACAGTGGAATATCTAACTTTAACATGTTCTTTTTCTGAATCGGACTCAAAAGAAAGACCTGATTGCAACATATGAGTCACACACTCACATAGAGAAAAAGATTCCAATCGTATCAAAGAGTGAACCGTATTATGGTTTAGTCAATTTGACACAAAACCGGATCAACCCAATCGAACCAGCCTCAATGACAATTTTGGGACCGACTTTTAAAGACGTGTGTCTCTTTATTGTCGCCGTTCAATTGGTAAGAGGCCACGGCGTAATCGTAGGACGACGAcgaaacatatttttctttagtgtttattttatttttgtgttggGTTTCAGTTTCAAAGAGTCCCACCAATGACCAAAAAGTGCTCCAATGCATGATTATTACGTTGGAGCCTCTTCGATAGAGAGATTTTTGCTTTctcaatttattattttttgtgtctCTCTCTCGCCCGATTTGgagtttttagggtttgatttttgtaatgtGAGAAAGGTTTCGTTATGTTAAAGAGGCACTCTATCGCCATTCTCTCCAGAATCGCAAGCTTCGATTCCCATAAAACCCTTATGTCTTCCTTTACCGATCCCCTTTTTCTGCGATCGCTTTACTCTCCTCGATCCATCGCCATCAGATTTCATGGAGATTTTGCTCATAGACTCTACAATCCCATTCaaatttacaacaacaacaacaacaacagtggCTCTTGTAATGGTTTGTTCAAGGTTAAAGGTGGAGGAGGAAAGCCGAAAGGATTCACCTTGCGAAGTTGTTTTGATTCTCATAAGAAACCTGATCAAAAGGCTCGAGCTTTAACTCAACATCGCCGCTTTCTCCATGATCTGGGATCTGGGCCTAGTGAAGAACGCGCCGCTGCCGGAACTACCGACCTTGCCGATGGCCGTGGTGCATATCTGCGTACGAGGTTTCAAGGAAATGATAAGATTGTTGTGGCTGTTGACATAGATGAGGGTATGTTCTTTTAGTGTGATGTTTACAGGTTTGAAATGTCTTTGGGGAGATAtcgttttatatgttttgttgacttgTTGAACTGTTGAATAGGTTCTAGAAAAGTTTAGAGTCAAAGAGTAATATAAATCATTAGCTGGGAAGTAGCTAAACATTCTGGATGGTATGTAGAGCCCATGCAATTGGGAAGATAGATCCCTGATTTGAGTAAAATATGTCTACTGATTCGAATCTGCGTAACTATACAATTGAATTTGCTAGTTTTAGACCAGGAACTATGTTGAACTGTTTCTTTAAAAAGGATTCCTTTTCATATGATGTGTGTTGAATAGTTTGGATTCTGTTTCCAACTCTAGTCTCAGTATTGTCTTGGTTAGATGGCTGATGCAAATGTTTAAGTTGCTTTGTTTTGCCGATACCCTctattccttttctttcttatattgAGATCATATATTCTGTCTCTTCATTGAGCCATTAATTTAAGCATGCTTCATCATTTGGTCTTTTTATGTACGCAGTTCTTGGAAACTTTGTCTCGGCCCTTAACAGATTCATTGCGGACCGCTATTTGTCGAACCATTCAGTCTCAGAATACCATGTCTATGAGTTCTTCAAGGTATGAAGtctaagcttcttcttgaacttacatgagaaacaaattttgCCTCTTCTTGCTCAACATGGAGGAATACCCTTTTGCTTTTAGCTGCTGGATTGTTTAGTTTTCTACTTCTAGGACCTCACATGCTTGGTTGAATGATTAAAATACTGAGTTAGCTTGGAATACGCCCTTTTAGGATAAGTTTGTATACTAGGTTGACAATTTTTAGTTGCTATCTTTAGCTTATGATAAGTAATGTTGTTCTTTGCCTCACTTATATAGCTCATTATACTGCCTGACACATGTTTACCTTCTATGTAAAAGTATTTTGAAACCCCATTGCTTTTAGAAATTTGAGTTGGTGAGGAAGTTTTCGTAAAGGTCTGCTACAATTTTTCTGTTACACTGATGTTTTCAAGCTATCaccaaaacatattaaacTCAGGAGCTCCTCTTGCAATCAGGGTTTTGCGTTGCCTGTTACAATACAGATCTAACGTTGCTGGCTTCCCATTACAGATTTCTTGTTTATGATTTGCCCTTAAActtgtgtctttttttttgtggcaGATATGGAACTGCTCTCGCAACGAAGGTATTTTCCCTCGCTTACTTGCAACTATGCATTAATTAAGGGACCAGCTGATCGCTCTAAAGAATTTTTGTGCATTCACAACTTTGGTGGATAAATTGAGACTAATGGGATATTAACTTTCTTGTTCTGCAGCCGACTTACGTGTTCATGAATTCTTTAAGACATCATATTTCAAGAAAGGGATCCATCCTCTTCCAGGTGCCCATAAGACTCTTCACAAGCTATCAAAATATTGCGACATGTCAGTTGTGACGTAAGTGGCTTAGGTTGTGATCTTCTCGTTGTTGAACGTTTCAAATTACCAGTTAGttctataaagtataaaccGTATTTGAGTGGTTTTAATATCATTGGATAGGTCCCGGCAGAATGCGATAAAGGAGCACACACTTGAGTGGATCGAGATACATTTCCCGGGACTATTTAAACAGATTCATTTTGGGAACCATTTTGCTCTTCATGGAGAGTCTAGACCAAAGTCTGAAATCTGCAGGTGCATACAAAATCAACTGATGAATCTGACACATTGGCAATATTCTACTtgaaaactaacaaaacacCACTTTCATATGATTTGATGGGCTAATCCAAGCATTGTAACTGCAGATCATTTGGAGCAGAGATATTGATTGACGATAACCCAAGATATGCCGAGGAATGCGCTAACATTGGAATGAAGGTTCTCCTCTTTGACTATGAAAATTCATACCCTTGGTCTAAGACAGAGTCTGTGGATCGGCATCCTTTGGTGACTAGAGTTCATAATTGGGAAGAGGTGGAGCAGCAGATTCTCTCATTGGCAGTGTCAAAGTGTTAAATATTTTCTGCAACAAGAAATGTTATTTTGCCAGTGCAGAATTATAGTATTGTACAAACTTGATGGGAGAAATAAGTAGCAAACAGAGATGGAATTAGCTTTAATTGTCCCTTTTTAGCATCATttcaatctatttttttttataatttagttttgttgttgcaaaTACATTTGATCTgatgtatataaattaaataaagtttttatttcaaattcattttggttttcaagTCAGTTATTCTCATAGGAAAAGAATAAACagttatattttcatattttgttggttatatttgGATCGATTAGTTACTAggaaatttcaaatttgatataattaCCTCTGcaaaatgtataaatttacAGATGTTCAAACTAACTACTAAGTCGTATATTTACTAGGAAAGTGACCAAGATAGATTATTGTTTGCTTAATAGAAGtagtcttaactcttaagaGATACTCGGAGTAACTCAACGTATGTAAAAGTcaaaaagaagcagaagacaaatcataaaaagagataattatcatttatttaaagataACGATTATTCGTAGGAGCATAAACAAACAAGTGTTTATGTCTTTAAGCACAACTAAAACACTCTTTTCACTTATTTGCCTTCTCCTTGGCATGAAGATTGTCAAAATAAGCCTTAGAGTTGGCCTCAAAAGCAGCTCTAGGGATCTGCGCAGAACCTCCAGAACCGGGCGCAACCATATTGCCTGCACCAGGAGCAGTGCCACTGCTTGAACCGCTGCTCTGAGCTACCGAACTAGCTTTTGCGCTGACATTCTTGTCCATTTTACGTTTTAACTCTTGAAAATGTGAGCTTGTTTAGAGTGAGTTTAAGACtagattattttttgattGGTAGTGAGAACAAATGTGGTGGAGAGGTGGGATGATTTTATAGATGAGATTTGTTCAAATGAGTCAAATTAACAATTCCCAAGGTATCACCATTTTGGTATAATATCATATCGTGAAGAGCAATTTAGTTAATTGCAAGGGAAATTGGAAAAGGGCAAGTGACTGTCTTGGAAAGCTACTTGGAATAACGTttagtaattatttttgtttattcactTTTTAAATTACTCCAGTTTGTATGCTACACATGATCACTTACTAGACATCTGACATCAATTGATATTTGTGGACACGACTTCTTCTGTACAACATAACATATAgtacatataaacatatagaTACTCGTCACCCAAGGATCGAGgcttatcttcttccttcttcttctttttttgctgGTCTAATGTCTCTGTCTTCTTCAGCTTTGTCTCCAACTCCAAGTTATAGAGAGAAACAATATACAGAGTTCTTTGATCATTCTGCCTTCTCCATCAGCTTTATACCATATGCTTGCAATATATCCAAAGCTGTATGTATCACACCACATATCCcaaacacacaacaaatcAACATCATTGTCTTTATCTGCAACACACATCATTACTTTTGAAGCGGAATTCTAATTTACCTGGCAAATACACCTCTGCTTCGAGAGGCCTTAAGACTCCTCTTGTCTTGATCTTGTCTTCAATTAACAGCTGCAACACACAACATCATAAAACATACGCTTAAAACTTTCATTTTAGAGAAATATAGACAGGAAAAAGTGGTGATCAAAGTCTTAGTAAGGACCAGAGCTCCAATGGCTGCAGGGATCCCAACAGTCTTGGCCATAGCGGTTGTTGTTTGTCCATTCTTGATGTCCCCGAATTCCAAAAGAGTCGCAGTGTGCTTCTCTATACGTTTGCTTTCAAGGAATTCCACTTCTACTTCGTGATGCAAAAGCACCATGTCCTGAAAACATAATGCAAAAGATTGTCCAAAGTTTATGTCAGTAAGTAACACCAAATACaagtgagagaagaaaactaatgCTTTCACATGAAACAGAGACCTGTTCATTTCCGGAATAAGCTAGTTTCTCTTCCATTAGGTAACAAGTTGCATCAAATACGCTTTTACACAGTGATGGAACCTCCCTCTCTTCGTTGAACCCCAAGAATCTAAGACACCACAAAAGAATTGGGGTTAGGAGTTTCGTAGAAGAATTGGAATCACACTGCAACATTCAGATTATATATCTTCATGGAGAAGCTTACACAATTGTTTTGGCAGCTTTGGCTGCAGTCTCCTTGGAATGTCCAAGCTTGATAATTCTCTTgcttatctcttcttctcccgCTAGGGGCTCTGATTCATTGTCTGCATCCTTATTTAGAATGTTACTTAAAAGAGCACCAAACGTAATCCTCTTTCCAGTGGAGAGTACTTGATTTGCTTCACTGTCAAAGAATCCAAGTTTCGAAAGTGTTGCCATTATCATACTAAACCCTGTACaagccaaaagaaaacaagtgtTAAGCCTTCAGATATGGAGAAGTGAGTCGTGAGTTGTGATTATGGAGTTCATGCCTTCATATCTGAGTGTTCCACGAAATATCGTTGTTGCTTCGCTCTCGATGCCATAATGTTCCCCGTAAACCAAGGAGTCACGATTTGGAAAACACTCCAATGCAAAAGCTGGAAGATTAGGTACTCGGAATCTTGCCGCGGAATCATAGAGATTCTTCCCTGCGATTTACATTGCTCggttaaacaaaaatgatgtGTAGTGAAGCTAAACTACTCCAACCTCTCCTGCATGTagacatattttgtttttcataccATCAACATGTATTATGTCGCCGTTGCTTTTGTATTTGGCGGGGTTTTGACCAGCTCGAATTGCTCCAGCAGGGTTCCAGCTGAAAATACCGAGATGTAATTGAGTAAGCGAAATTCTGAAAGGATGTCTAAATGagttaaacaaaacaaaatatgttaatGGCGTAAAGGACTACCGTACCTAAATTTATATGCTAATGGATTATTTGCTGCAGCAGGAGAGGGAAGCCCTCCACAATAAGAGGTAAAAGACTTCACTTTCCCTTTTTTGATATGAGCATCGTTGATCATTTTCATCGCCATCATGTGATCTGAAAGATTCATTGTAGGATCACCTTCTCAGTTATCCGGgaaatattttgaagataAATGCACTTAAGTTAAATCAAGTGAACAAATGATCTTAAGAGATACTATGTTGTGAGATATCATACCGATTCCAGGGTCCAGTCCCATTTCGCCTAGAATCGTTATCCCAGCACTCTTAGCCTTCTCATGTAACATGGACgtttcatcatcaacatagCTAGCAGTGACGAGATGCTTCTTCAGCTGAGTGaatcagaaagaagaagcagagacatTTAGGAACCGGAAACTACTGAAAGAATGTGTTATGCAGAGGAAGTTTAACCTCTATGTCGAATAACATTTGCAAATTTCATAACTTCACTCGGAAAACGCATTAAACGTTAGGAATTTACCTCAATGCATGTCTTTGCTACAACAGCATGACAACTTGCAGGTAATAAACTTAGGACAACATCAACCTGCGtgcaatgaaaaaaaaatataagatcatGGAGAACAGTGGAGTTTGAAGTAAAGGTGATCTAAGAACAGAGAAGTTAGGAAAATACCTGAGAAACATACTTAAGGAGACTTTCACTATCAGATACATCTAGCCGAACTGCTTCTACATCTGAAATACCTTCAACCGTCTGCGGAAAATTTGATCATCAGTAAAACTTGAAAAGATTGATAGTTCATCGTATACACTGAATTACTCAGATGAAGCCCAAAGGCTTCTCCTACCTCTTTGGCATCCTTAAGATACAGAGACGCGACAATCACATGAACATCTGTTTTCTCTTCAGAGTCTGCTCCGAAATATGTTTTGTACCATTGCTGTGACGAAATGGTTCTAACTGAAGCTAGGAAATCAGCAGCTGGGCGACACACACGTCCAGCACCAAGAATCAAAACACCTGATTTTTTCGTCATTTCAGGCTTCTCTTTTATCTCATTTTCTTGCTGGACTTTACCAATCTTCAGTGAGATCTTATTTGCTTCTCTATGTGGGGATATATAATCTTCATTTGGATTAGCTAACCGAGTTAATGAATCAATGATTTGATCCAATACTCTCTTATCATCCGCACCAACCTACCAAGATAATGCAAGATGGGTTCTTTAACAAGTGGGAATAGGTTAATGTGGGGCCAGAATGTTTTTGGCTTGTAGtttgtttacttgttttaaaaacttacGAGACTTAGTGAAAAGGACATTGAACCTAAACGTGACATTAAAAACTCTTGACAGTTGTTCCATGTGAATGATTAGGTTTTATCCAGAAAGAAACTTACTTCAAGTTCTGAGTACGATTCAGCATCAGCGCTCTGCCCCAGTTCACATTTAGCCAAATGAAATGAGCCACCAGCCGCTTCGATCATATCAAGAGCTTCGTTTATCAGAAACTTATCAAATAGGTGTCCGCTCAGAGATACCTACAAATGATTTGTCtcaatcaaaatcatcacAAAATGCTGTGACAGATGTCGAAAAAGTATCAATCTTTGGTCAAAAAGTTGATAGAGATATGAATCATAAGTCttgaactatatattttcttaattcatTAGCTTAAATCATATGATTCGGAAACTAgttatatatactttcttcatcaaaacTAACCAATATGTTGAATGTTCTCTGGCTGGAAACCCCGTTGGCGATAATATTATCTTGTGCCTCTCTGCAGTTAAAGTGGGTAAAGATGAAAACATAGTTTAGAGAAGAGGCCTAAATATTTCAGATGAAGTAACGCTCGAAGCAGAACATACTCTGGATTTGACTTCCTCATACGTGGAATATACTCATACAAAGATGTCAATTCTCCCCTATAGCTTATGCAAGCCCTCTTCAGATGTGCTGGTAGATCTGAAATTTCAGTCATTGAAGCCAAACTACCGACAAATCCGGAAAGAATATCTCCAAAATGCTGGGATGCCTTTTTCAGGACACAAGAACTCCCACTCAATACAAGGTTTTTAACTTTAGATTTAATCTTAAGTACTATAACTGTAACCTTCATACATACCTCTTTTGCAAATTCTGTGGGTAAAATGTCAACAGCCATGCATAGTACGCCATCCCCATCCATGTCATCGTAGTATGAATTGTTCGAGGGATTAAACCTAGAGATAGTGTTTAGCTCGACGAGTTTCATCATAGTAAACGTAGATGACTCAAAAGAAAGCTCTTCCTAAGTATATATTACCTGAAGAAAGGGGAATCGATTAAAGTAGCTCGGTTAACAAATTCAATGGAGCCACCGATGTCACAAGTTATATCACATATGCCTACTAGTGGGAgtcctttttttgttaaatcttgAAGCTGTTTTGTGCTCAGAAGACAGGGAAACCTCTTCTCCCAGTACATACAGTTTACTGCACAGAAAGTCATAGGGGTTACACACTGGAACTAACCAAAATGAGATGGTCACAGTCACGGAGTGGACAGAGGATTTGCTTATATGTAAACTCTTGAGCTTTAAAGGTAAAACAGTGATCAGGATCTACCAAGAACAGACGTATATGGCGATATCTTTTCGTGGAAAACTGGATTGTAATGTTCCGGGTGTGCATAATAGTCGGCCTAAACATCATAAGCTTGAAGAATTAATAGGTATTCTACTTTAGCGTAGTGGAACAAAAGTCACAGCCAAGGAGCTAAGAAGGTAAGTGTTACTTTGTCGAATGACTTTGATGGATCTTTGTGTTCAACCATGTCTTGGCTGGTAATAATACAACCATATACTTGATAGACTCGCTTTGTTGAAATCCCATTTTGACTAATTCCTTTGTCCTGTGAGAAATATACATTTCAGAATCTTCAAAACTctgaaaccaaataaaaagcAAAGCGTGACTTACTTTTACAAATAGTTCAGGAAGTTTGCTTGGTTCAACAAAAGTGTGAGGAAGAAGCTTGAAAATTTCTTGCGCCCCCAGAGAAACTGCGGATgagaaattttttaatgaGATGAAACATATGCAGAAGGATTCAAAGAACTCGCAGTAGAACTAAAGAAGATACCATTTCCTGTTCCGGTGAAGACAAATACAAGAGGGCAGATTCCTAATGGCAGTCCCTGGCTTGCAATTTCTTCACCAACAGAAATTACAGCGGCTTTTGCAGCAGCCAATGAGGAATACATATACGATGCACCGAGCGAGAGGAAAGGTGTTGAGTATCCTAGACTTAGATATCCTGCATCAAACATGGAAAATTACATCTCATCTTGTTCTGCACAGAAACATGTCCTGATCATCAGAATTATAACATGAGCTTACGCT includes:
- a CDS encoding lysine-ketoglutarate reductase/saccharopine dehydrogenase bifunctional enzyme (lysine-ketoglutarate reductase/saccharopine dehydrogenase bifunctional enzyme; CONTAINS InterPro DOMAIN/s: Alanine dehydrogenase/PNT, C-terminal (InterPro:IPR007698), Saccharopine dehydrogenase / Homospermidine synthase (InterPro:IPR005097), Alanine dehydrogenase/PNT, N-terminal (InterPro:IPR007886), LOR/SDH bifunctional enzyme, conserved domain (InterPro:IPR007545); Has 1973 Blast hits to 1848 proteins in 422 species: Archae - 66; Bacteria - 527; Metazoa - 218; Fungi - 314; Plants - 71; Viruses - 0; Other Eukaryotes - 777 (source: NCBI BLink).); this translates as MNSNGHEEEKKLGNGVVGILAETVNKWERRTPLTPSHCARLLHGGKDRTGISRIVVQPSAKRIHHDALYEDVGCEISDDLSDCGLILGIKQPELEMILPERAYAFFSHTHKAQKENMPLLDKILSERVTLCDYELIVGDHGKRLLAFGKYAGRAGLVDFLHGLGQRYLSLGYSTPFLSLGASYMYSSLAAAKAAVISVGEEIASQGLPLGICPLVFVFTGTGNVSLGAQEIFKLLPHTFVEPSKLPELFVKDKGISQNGISTKRVYQVYGCIITSQDMVEHKDPSKSFDKADYYAHPEHYNPVFHEKISPYTSVLVNCMYWEKRFPCLLSTKQLQDLTKKGLPLVGICDITCDIGGSIEFVNRATLIDSPFFRFNPSNNSYYDDMDGDGVLCMAVDILPTEFAKEASQHFGDILSGFVGSLASMTEISDLPAHLKRACISYRGELTSLYEYIPRMRKSNPEEAQDNIIANGVSSQRTFNILVSLSGHLFDKFLINEALDMIEAAGGSFHLAKCELGQSADAESYSELEVGADDKRVLDQIIDSLTRLANPNEDYISPHREANKISLKIGKVQQENEIKEKPEMTKKSGVLILGAGRVCRPAADFLASVRTISSQQWYKTYFGADSEEKTDVHVIVASLYLKDAKETVEGISDVEAVRLDVSDSESLLKYVSQVDVVLSLLPASCHAVVAKTCIELKKHLVTASYVDDETSMLHEKAKSAGITILGEMGLDPGIDHMMAMKMINDAHIKKGKVKSFTSYCGGLPSPAAANNPLAYKFSWNPAGAIRAGQNPAKYKSNGDIIHVDGKNLYDSAARFRVPNLPAFALECFPNRDSLVYGEHYGIESEATTIFRGTLRYEGFSMIMATLSKLGFFDSEANQVLSTGKRITFGALLSNILNKDADNESEPLAGEEEISKRIIKLGHSKETAAKAAKTIVFLGFNEEREVPSLCKSVFDATCYLMEEKLAYSGNEQDMVLLHHEVEVEFLESKRIEKHTATLLEFGDIKNGQTTTAMAKTVGIPAAIGALLLIEDKIKTRGVLRPLEAEVYLPALDILQAYGIKLMEKAE
- a CDS encoding lysine-ketoglutarate reductase/saccharopine dehydrogenase bifunctional enzyme (lysine-ketoglutarate reductase/saccharopine dehydrogenase bifunctional enzyme; CONTAINS InterPro DOMAIN/s: Saccharopine dehydrogenase / Homospermidine synthase (InterPro:IPR005097); Has 1125 Blast hits to 1121 proteins in 331 species: Archae - 40; Bacteria - 296; Metazoa - 110; Fungi - 190; Plants - 55; Viruses - 0; Other Eukaryotes - 434 (source: NCBI BLink).); the encoded protein is MTKKSGVLILGAGRVCRPAADFLASVRTISSQQWYKTYFGADSEEKTDVHVIVASLYLKDAKETVEGISDVEAVRLDVSDSESLLKYVSQVDVVLSLLPASCHAVVAKTCIELKKHLVTASYVDDETSMLHEKAKSAGITILGEMGLDPGIDHMMAMKMINDAHIKKGKVKSFTSYCGGLPSPAAANNPLAYKFSWNPAGAIRAGQNPAKYKSNGDIIHVDGKNLYDSAARFRVPNLPAFALECFPNRDSLVYGEHYGIESEATTIFRGTLRYEGFSMIMATLSKLGFFDSEANQVLSTGKRITFGALLSNILNKDADNESEPLAGEEEISKRIIKLGHSKETAAKAAKTIVFLGFNEEREVPSLCKSVFDATCYLMEEKLAYSGNEQDMVLLHHEVEVEFLESKRIEKHTATLLEFGDIKNGQTTTAMAKTVGIPAAIGALLLIEDKIKTRGVLRPLEAEVYLPALDILQAYGIKLMEKAE